A window from Thunnus albacares chromosome 19, fThuAlb1.1, whole genome shotgun sequence encodes these proteins:
- the LOC122970034 gene encoding carcinoembryonic antigen-related cell adhesion molecule 1-like, with the protein MDLFAYKSLLFLLSFIGCCAAQDILPDGPLDAVLGKNVTITTLLDKPVYAFIIWNFNDGKEQINIATAGPEGLKVNALYEGRVSINRTNGNLFLSSLKSEDNGDYSISILTTDGSTKTAEIKLRVLEPVSKATITSNLPEAIEHNSTVILTCTAKGSFLKFGWLNKTAPIVADTRITIKDGETSSTLTITDVLRSDLVGPIYCTAANKLETEKSAAFNLTVFYGPDEVKVTPSNPSQYIKVGSNFSLSCSASSNPPATFIWYRNQTMLENEGPVLHLETIEKLGLAREMAEYSCGAKNAKTGRTVPSTGVSFVAMEPISGVKITGPTATLIAGNNTANLSCQATAGTVTTRTWMKDGKPLTASSRLVFSADMSSMMIKPLQKEDNGEYTCELTNPVTTEKASYKMVVNYGPEPAEVKGEDAVEVNDPVKMECAAVSVPPATYTWKFNGTLTKVTTAQYVIEKAVYKNTGTYTCEARNSVTGKTTTKAHNLSVKEEGALDEGLSDGAIAGIVIAVLVALGAAIGLIIYCRQKVPVESPY; encoded by the exons ATGGATCTGTTCGCCTACAAATCgcttctgtttttgctctctttcatcg GATGCTGTGCGGCGCAGGACATCCTGCCGGACGGCCCGTTGGACGCAGTTTTGGGGAAAAATGTGACTATAACGACCCTGCTTGACAAACCGGTTTACGCCTTCATAATCTGGAATTTCAACGACGGGAAGGAGCAGATTAACATTGCTACCGCGGGGCCAGAAGGGCTGAAGGTAAATGCACTTTACGAGGGAAGAGTGTCCATAAACAGGACCAACGGCAACTTGTTCCTGAGCTCCCTGAAGTCGGAGGACAACGGGGATTACAGCATTAGCATCTTAACCACTGATGGCTCCACTAAAACCGCAGAGATCAAGCTCCGAGTCCTGG AGCCGGTATCCAAAGCGACCATCACATCCAACCTGCCTGAAGCCATCGAGCACAACAGCACCGTGATCCTCACCTGCACCGCTAAAGGCTCCTTCCTCAAGTTCGGCTGGTTAAACAAGACCGCACCCATCGTGGCCGACACACGAATCACGATAAAAGAT GGGGAAACATCCAGCACGTTGACCATCACAGATGTCCTCAGGTCAGACCTGGTTGGTCCCATCTACTGTACAGCTGCCAACAAACTGGAGACGGAGAAGAGCGCCGCCTTCAACCTCACCGTCTTCT ACGGACCAGATGAAGTCAAAGTCACTCCTTCAAACCCTTCCCAGTACATCAAAGTTGGCTCCAACTTCAGCCTGTCCTGCTCAGCCAGCTCCAACCCACCCGCCACCTTCATCTGGTACCGCAACCAGACCATGTTGGAGAACGAGGGTCCCGTCCTACATCTGGAAACTATCGAGAAGCTCGGATTAGCGAGGGAAATGGCGGAGTACTCATGCGGTGCCAAAAATGCCAAGACCGGGCGCACCGTCCCCTCGACCGGCGTTTCCTTCGTCGCCATGG AGCCCATCTCAGGTGTTAAAATCACTGGTCCGACCGCCACTCTCATCGCCGGCAACAACACGGCCAACCTCAGCTGCCAGGCGACGGCGGGCACCGTGACAACCAGGACCTGGATGAAAGACGGCAAGCCTCTGACTGCCAGCAGCCGCCTGGTGTTCTCCGCAGACATGAGCTCCATGATGATCAAACCTCTGCAGAAGGAGGACAACGGAGAGTACACTTGTGAGCTCACCAACCCCGTCACCACCGAGAAAGCCTCCTACAAGATGGTGGTCAACT ACGGTCCTGAACCAGCGGAGGTGAAAGGTGAGGATGCCGTAGAGGTGAACGATCCAGTGAAGATGGAATGCGCCGCTGTCTCCGTCCCTCCCGCCACCTACACCTGGAAGTTTAACGGCACATTGACCAAAGTCACAACAGCCCAGTATGTCATTGAGAAGGCCGTTTACAAAAACACAGGAACGTACACGTGTGAGGCGCGCAACTCCGTCACTGGCAAGACCACCACAAAGGCCCACAACCTGTCCGTCAAAG AGGAGGGAGCGCTGGATGAAGGTCTCTCAGATGGAGCCATTGCTGGAATAGTCATTGCCGTCCTCGTCGCCCTGGGGGCCGCTATTGGCTTGATCATTTACTGCAGACAGAAAGTACC GGTCGAGTCACCGTACTAA